The sequence below is a genomic window from Bdellovibrio bacteriovorus.
GGGTAAAGGCGCTATGAAGTCGGCTTTAGAAGACGCTATGGACGAGAGACCATTTTCGTCACGTGATTTAGTGTCTGCCCGCCAATCTGTTGCAGATGACCCAGCAAACATCCGTGAAATTGAAAATTTGAAACTGATCGAGACGAAAATTGGCCATCCCCTTATGCCTTCTTACTTGGAAGCGCGTATAAGCCATCTTCAGAAGGGAAAAAGCTTATGAAATCAGTAATTTCTTTGGCCCTGGTTTTGCTATCTCTGTTAACGACCGAAGTGTCCGTGGCAGCGGGAAAAGATGGAAAATCTGTGAAGCCCGCAGCTAAAAAATCTCAGCTAGGAACCTCGTTTAGATTTAACGGTTCTACCCTGAGAGGTAAGTACCAAAGTTCAATGGGTACGGCAGCTACGGTCGAAAACGACAAACTGTTAGAAGATCTTTTGAAAGGACGAACGCACTTTAACGATCGTCAGGCAAAAGAAACTGAACGTAACTAGAAGGCAGAAAGACATATGAGCGCAGCGAAACTTCTGATTCTTGAAAACACAATGGGGCAAAAGGTTCGCACTTTCGCGGTACAAGCGACTACGATGAATCTTGTGTACCTGAAAGAAAGTCGCCGTATCGAAGCGTTTGCCGACCTTCAAGCTCTTGATGACAACAAGATCGCTTACACTCTTTTAAAACAAATTGATATCTCGGAACTTTCTGAAGAAGGTTTCGAGTTGCAAGGTTTAGGGCGCCTGAGAGCGTTTCCAAACGCGGCAGTAAAAAACAGCCCGACACACACACTTCCTGAAGAAAAAGACGAAGAACAGCTTAAGACTATTCTTCAAAAAACGACGGCAGGCCATTTAGCCGCCATCTTCTTGTTACTTGTTGGGTCTTGGATCTACACAAACTACTTCATGAAAACTCAAGAGCCACCTCTTGTGACAATCATGCTTCCAAAAGAAGAAATCGTGAAACCAGAGCCAAAAGCTCGTCCGACAGTGAAGGTTTCTAAAACGAAAATTCAAAAGAGCAACAAGATCTATCGCCCGGTTGCTCAAAAATTGAAAACAAAGCCCTACAAAGTCAACACGGCTAAAGCACGTGACGTTCGCCGTGTTGGCGCCTTAGCTGCCTTGGGTGGCTTGAAAACCGGCCACAAAGGTGCTGAAGGTTTAGATATGCAATCTCTTAAAAACATTCGCGCTGCTGGCACAGGTGCTGGTGGCGGCGGTATCGGTAACGCCGGCCGTGGTGGTGCTCGTGGATATATGACTGGTAACGGTCTTATCGCGGGCTCTGCAGGTGAAGGCGCTCGCGCTCAAGGTGCGGGCGGTTACGGAACTCGTGGATCTGGTGGCGGTCGTGCTGGTTACGGAAAGATTTCCTTGGTTGGCGGGACTTCTGCTGTCAGCTTGCCGCTAGACGAAGAAGTTTCTGTTGAAGGCGGTTTGGATCAAGACCAAATCATCGCCGTTATCAACCGTAACAAAGGTCAAATTACTTATTGCTACGAAAAAGGCTTGCAAGCGCAACCTTCTATCGGTGGTCGCGTGGCCGTGAGCTTCGTGATCGGCGCTTCCGGTCGCATCACAACAGCTAAAGTTGCGGAATCCTCTTTAGGTTCGCGCATGGTTGAAAGCTGCATGCTGCAAAGAATGAAAACATGGCAATTCCCTCGTCCTGTAGGACAAGTTAACGTCGACGTGCTTTACCCATTTGAATTGACTCGCGTGAGCGCTCGATAAGAGGAGATGACAATGAAACACATGCCTACCCTAATCCCCGTTATCGCACTAAGCCTCTTCACAGCTGCTTGTGGCGAATATCAAAAAGACCCGGCTCCAGGTCTTGCGGCTATGCGCGAGAACGCAAAAGTTCAAACTCAGCAAGGCCCTGACAAACCTCGTGAGATCACAAAAACCGTTGTGGTTGAAAAACCAGTATTGGTTGTTAAAGAAGAATCGACGATCGACGAAAAATTCATCGTGATTACTCCCGATGCGCAAATGACTTTCAACGAAGGTCAGCAAGCTCAGTTTAAAATCCGCGCACGTGTCCTTGTGCCAGGTATCGAGATTAAACTAACTGCGCAAGGCCTGCCTGAAGGCGCACGTTTAGAGAAATCCACTCAAGAAAAAGATCTTTATATCTTAACTTGGAACCCAGCTCTTTACACAGTTCCTGCTAACGCGGCTATGAAAAGCTACACTGCTAAAGTTGTCGCGGAAGTTTCAAAAGCCAACTCTCAAGCCGAGGCCGACAAACTCAAAGGCCTGGTTCGCGAAAAAGAATTTAACATCTTCTTGTTCCGCAATCAGGAAGCTCCATCAGGTTTGACTGTGACGGGTTTGAATTCAGAAGTGAATGAAGGAACTTTAGTTCCATTTACTGTAACAGTGAAAATTCCAGGTATCGATAATAAGGCGGCTCAAAAGCCACGTTTGGTTGTGAGTTATGACGGCGTAAGCTACACGGCTGGTAACAGTTTCCTTGAACTGGATGGGGCTCGTTATGTCGTAGCTGACTTGAATAAAAAAGACGCTGAATATCTTGGTGACTCTAACTGGAAGTTCACTCTGATCTTTGATACCAAAAACATCTCTGTTCAACCCCAGCTTGCTAAAGATGGCGCGATCATGGCGTCTGCGGATGGCACGCGTGTGCGTTTGAGCTTTAAAGTCTACAGCCCCTACGGTCTTTCGACACCTGAATCTTTGACTCAGGTTAAAGTTCGCTACACAAAAGCCATCCAAGCTCCCCGCTTTGACCTTTCTGGCTTGGGCCAACAAGGTTTGGTAGTCAGCCCAGGTCAATCAGTGAATTTAAAGTTCGCGGTGTCTTCTGCTGATAACCAAGCTTTGGTGAAGGTGGAATCTGCAGCCTCAACTTTGCCTGGTTCTCCGGCGGTTGAATGTAAGAATTCAGCTACGACGGCGGCTAAACAGGAATGCTCTTTAACGTGGAATGTTCCGTGTGACGCTAAGTCTGAGCAATTGAACGGCGAGATCACAATGAATGCTCAAGCCGTTATCAACGGAAGAAATTCGGATGTTACCCCATATAAGCTTAAAGTAGTGGCTTCGACTGAAGACAAAAAACTTTGCGCTACGGAGGCTGCACAATGAAAACTATGAATTTACTAACAATCGCTTTCCTTGCGATTTCTTTGACGGCGACTTCAACTTTCGCAGCTTCTACGAAGTCTTCAGCAAAACAAATCAATGCCAATGAGGACATCGATACTTTAGGTGGCAACAGAGAATTGATGGAGATGGCTGAAAAAGTTAAATCCACGAGCCGTTCTCGTATCGTTCAAGAGCGTATCGTAGATCGCCGCAACACTTTAGAGTTCGGACTTTCTTACGGTTCTGTTTTTGGTGGTGATGCTTACGTTAAAACTCAAGCTTTGGGTGCTCAAGTAGACTACCACATCACTCCCCGCTGGTCTTTGGGTATCCGTTATTATGATTTCGGCAACAGTTTGACGTCAGAAGGTCAACGTATTTATGACGATGCTAAAGCAGCTGAACAAGCTGGTGGTCGTGCTCTTCCTGTGGATATCGACTATCCATTGAACTCTACTATTGCGGTTGTGAACTGGTACCCTGTTTACGGTAAGACAAGCTTCTATGATATGGGTGTGACTCAGTTTGACCTTTATCTTTTAGCCGGTGGCGGTTCGATCACTCTTTCTAGCGGTTCGACATCGGTTATGACTGGTGGTTTGGGTTTAGGTGCTTGGATCACAAAACACGTTTCTGCTCGTGCGGAAATTCGTTACCAAACTTATGAAGATCAAATTGCAACTGGAGCTCGCAAGTTGGATGTTGTGACTGGTTCTCTTGGCCTTGGATGGATCTTATGATGAAGTCTTTCGTCGCTCTTAGCACAATGGCTTTTCTAAGCCTGGGCTTGTCGACGCAAGCTCTTGCTCAGGATCGCGTGTCGGTTAAAGACTGGGCTCAGTCCTGGTCCGACAAAGCTGCTAAAAAGAATATCGCGTTTAGCACCTCGGACCTCGAGAAAAAAGCTTTAGGCACTTGCAGTGATTGCGAAAACAAAAAATCGCTGAGTGAAGGCCGTAAGCTTTTCACAAAAGGCCAATTTGAACAAGCCATTCGCACTTACAATGAAATTCCTCGCGGAAATACTTACTGGTTGTCAGCGGTGGAGGAAAAAGGTTGGGCATACTTCCGTCAGGAAGATTATGAAAAGACTTTGGCGCAAACTAAGACTTTGTTGGCTCCCCAGTTCGCTGAGATTTCCAATTCAGAGGCCTTCTTACTTCAGTCTTTAACTCAATTGAAGATCTGCGATTACAAAGGCGTTTTTGAAACTCACCAGATTTTCAAAGAGAAACAGAAGAACCGTATCATGGAAGTTCAGCAGTTGGCTAAAACTGGTTGGAATGAAGCTTTGACACAAGTTTTGAAAAAAGCTGATAAGTTTCCACTCACTTTGGACGATATGGGCGATGCGGTCCAACGCCTGCCTTTATTAATTTATAAAGACGTGGAATTCCAGAAGCAGGCTTTGCGTTTTAAAGCTTCGGAAAGAGCCATTGCTTTGGCAGATTCTGTTCGTGCTAAGGATCAATTGGAAAAAGCCAATACTCAAAGTTTCCTTGCACTGAAAAAACGTGTTCAAGAATTGGCTCAAGAAGAAACGAACGAAAACTTCAATGTCATTCAAAAACTCAACCTGGTTGAGGTCGAGGCCATCCAACGTGTTCACACGGATATGGAACTGGCTGACAGCATGTATAAGAAAAACAACTTTGAAAAAGTTGGCGACGACAAGCTGGTTTTTATGGATGACGGCAGACCTTGGATCGACGAACTAGATAAGTTCGAAGTGGCGGCAAAAACTTGCGCCAAAGGGATCAGGAGGAAAATGTGAGAAACCTCGTTATCGTAGCAATTTACTTTACAGCATTTATGTTGGTCTCTGCCTGCAGTCCAGAGTCTGCGACTTTAAAAGTTGAAAGACCTTTGGTTGAAGAGCAAGTTCAAATCCCTCAGTACGAGCAAATCCCTGCTCAAACTTTTGAGTGGATCACTGAAGATGGCGGTCAAAGCCAATTTGACTTCAATCCTGAAGTGGACATTCTTTTTGTGACGGACAACTCCGACAGTATGAAAACCGCGCAAGACAATCTGTTGCGCAATATTGATCGTTTTACTGCGGGTATTTTGAAAAATAAAATGATCGACTACCACATCGGCGTAATCTCTGTATGGGATAGTTCAGATCGTTATGCGCAGACTAAGAAAGACATCTACCAAATTGGTGATCTTCGTCACATCAAGAATCCTCAAGGTCAGACATCGCAAAGCCGTCGTTTCGTAGCGAAGTCTGACAACAACAGCAAGTTGATCGCTTCTACTTTGAATATCGGTGTGACTCCTTATGCTCAAGGCGGACCTGAGTTTGAAGAGCTGTTCTCTCCTTTGGCGGCCGCTTTAGAAAAAACAGGTCGTGGTGCTTCTAACG
It includes:
- a CDS encoding AgmX/PglI C-terminal domain-containing protein produces the protein MSAAKLLILENTMGQKVRTFAVQATTMNLVYLKESRRIEAFADLQALDDNKIAYTLLKQIDISELSEEGFELQGLGRLRAFPNAAVKNSPTHTLPEEKDEEQLKTILQKTTAGHLAAIFLLLVGSWIYTNYFMKTQEPPLVTIMLPKEEIVKPEPKARPTVKVSKTKIQKSNKIYRPVAQKLKTKPYKVNTAKARDVRRVGALAALGGLKTGHKGAEGLDMQSLKNIRAAGTGAGGGGIGNAGRGGARGYMTGNGLIAGSAGEGARAQGAGGYGTRGSGGGRAGYGKISLVGGTSAVSLPLDEEVSVEGGLDQDQIIAVINRNKGQITYCYEKGLQAQPSIGGRVAVSFVIGASGRITTAKVAESSLGSRMVESCMLQRMKTWQFPRPVGQVNVDVLYPFELTRVSAR
- a CDS encoding outer membrane beta-barrel domain-containing protein yields the protein MKTMNLLTIAFLAISLTATSTFAASTKSSAKQINANEDIDTLGGNRELMEMAEKVKSTSRSRIVQERIVDRRNTLEFGLSYGSVFGGDAYVKTQALGAQVDYHITPRWSLGIRYYDFGNSLTSEGQRIYDDAKAAEQAGGRALPVDIDYPLNSTIAVVNWYPVYGKTSFYDMGVTQFDLYLLAGGGSITLSSGSTSVMTGGLGLGAWITKHVSARAEIRYQTYEDQIATGARKLDVVTGSLGLGWIL